One window of the Anolis sagrei isolate rAnoSag1 chromosome 5, rAnoSag1.mat, whole genome shotgun sequence genome contains the following:
- the LLPH gene encoding protein LLP homolog — MAKSLRSKWKRKMRAEKRKKNAPKELARLQSILKTDTDAVMDEVKDIVTVVPAEKVTEKKDSEGESKMDMDKQRSSKTLLDEHGQYPIWMNPRQRKRLKAKRCKGKNKNKPPKGLAW; from the exons ATGGCGAAAAGCTTGAGAAGCAAATGGAAGCGGAAGATGCGagcagagaagagaaagaaaaatgcccCCAAGGAACTTGCCAGGTTGCAGAGCATCCTGAAAACAGACACAGATGCTGTAATGGATGAAGTGAAAGATATTGTAACTGTTGTTCCTGCAGAGAAAGTCACAGAGAAAAAGGATTCAGAAG GTGAAAGTAAGATGGACATGGATAAGCAGAGAAGTTCAAAGACTCTTCTAGATGAACATGGGCAATATCCAATATGGATGAATCCAAGACAGAGGAAGAGACTTAAGGCAAAGCGTTGCAAAGGAAAAAATAAGAACAAACCACCAAAGGGACTAGCATGGTAg